DNA sequence from the Raphanus sativus cultivar WK10039 unplaced genomic scaffold, ASM80110v3 Scaffold0150, whole genome shotgun sequence genome:
tccTGGAAAGTTCCACACTAAGTCCCAGTAACTGCAGTAAACACATGACTTAGATTCAGTTTATCAGGGCATTAACTGAGTCACATACATATCTAGACTTACCCTCTATCATTTTCATGGCCGGTATAGGCAAGCACATTTTCGATACCATTGTACTTAACTCCAGTCACAAATCCCTCAGGATTTGACAAAGTTAATTGGAAAATTCCGTTATCAATCACCACCTGTGATTAATCATATAGATTAGGGTTTCTTAAACGCTCCACGTGACTTGCATATCAAGGAAGCTAGAAATTACTAAAACAAGTTTAATAGTGAACTAAAAGCTAATTAAGTATGTTGATtagtaaaagaaaacatatagaAAAATGATAAGTATGTtgattagaaaaagaaaacatatagaAAAATGACTTACATGCCCATCTTGGTAAAGTAATTGCAAGACTTGTGTTGATTCTGGATCACAACTTTGGTTCTGAGAGATAGCAATCTCAAACaaagacaagaacatgatcaaAGCAATCATCCATCCTCTTTGTCTCAATAAGTGTCTCTGGTGACCTTATTTTCAACCAAACACGTACACACACATACAGTAACGTATTGTTAGGAGGTAGGTTGctatcattttaaaaagaaaggtcgaatatatatatacaaaatgcATTATATTTCTCAAAAGAATTGTAATGGTGTTTTCTTCTCTGATGCGTACCTGTGGTAGTCACGAGATGTAAAACATGTGAAGAGAACAGAAACATGATAAAGAATCAGCGGATTTGTCTTGGAGCTTTCTCGAAATGCTGTCCACAAAGATAATTAGACATGTGAAGTTGTGGAGATGAGGCAAGTAAGAATTAGAAGAAATGAAGAAGCGTCTATTATATTGTGACAACTCAAACATCTATATAGGTTGTTTTCTAATAAGAATCTATTATCAATACAAAAACTTCGAAGTAGGACAAAGACAAgacaaaaagtaaaacaaaggTATCTGTGAACTTTTCTTGTGCTATAAACAAAgcatttcttgttttttttttcattataagaAGACTTTTATGGTTGAAATAACAGTACTTCTTTTTAGTTACATACATGatacatacatatacatatatatatatattcattaaaaatcgGAATATTATAACCCCATTTAGACATTTTGATAGAAGATTCAATtaaatttaaagattttatCAATTATTGTAGATTAGTGCTCACGTGCTCAGATTCGTAAAAAGTGAATATTCACAATAAATCCAGTTCACCTGAAAGTGGTTCGACTTCTTGACGGTGACACCAACCGATAGGACTATGTTTATTTCGGATATGCATGAAAACTCAATACTTAAAAACATCCGATGAAAGACGTATGTTAATACAAATACCTTATGGAGACTTGCATAAACCAAGCTCATGATTAAAGAGTTCACCTTGAGTACGTACCGTATGCGATGAGATCACCGTATAAAAATGACAATATATACCGTAGAGATGTAGATATACGTATAAAATGCACACGAACAGGAGAAGGAATATTAAGGATGCTAATGCTTGAAGCAAAAGTTGTTATGCGGCTGCCTCATCTGGAGTATGGATCATTGACAATACATCAAGGAAACTATATTCTATTTAAACACAACATTAGGATGTTCTCCATAGAACAACAACgaaatttgtataaaaaagTTGTTGTAAATAActcaattaataatttaattaagttTAGCATCTGTTTGtgtaaatatagttttaactcAATTAATAGTCTTcctttaaaggaaaaaaattacaGAGACATTGccttaaaaaatcaaatatatactttacaaaaaaaaaatcaaatatatataaatgaaaaaatatattggtCAAAAGGCATTTACGCATTTATATTGTTACTATCTTAGGACAATATTTTAACTTGAAATTTAAGTATTAGTCTTCTACTTTAAATGAGTTCCAAGAAAAATCTTCTactctaaatattaaaatcaatttcttacgttcgtgacaaaaaaaaatcagtttcttACGTATTCAGATTTTTCcttgatttttttcttcaatataTTGGATTTAGAAGATCGAATATTTAAGAATGGTCAAAGCCATTTACTAATCAATAAAATTAACGTAAAGATTTCATATCACTTATGTCactattattaaaattcttaaatttaTGTCACTATTATTAAATTTCTTAAATGgatttaaaagttaataaatcTCACCAACAGAAGACATAAATATAAAGCTTATAGAGATCTCAAAATCttgattatataattttgtcATTTTAACCAAATTTTATGGCTAACACACTAGTTTTCTTTTCCATCAACCTGCACTAAGTGGACAATGTTGACTAATTTCTTGCATCTTTTAAGCAGCCTAAACCAAAACTTTTAAAAGGCCCAAACTAACAAAAGcccacaaaacaaaataaaactgaaatctCTTTTTATTGAaaccaaatataaaaagaaaagtccATGGTGATCAGCTTAAAACAATCTTTTGGGAGGAACATCTCTCTGTCTCGGTAAGCACTAAAATGTATAAAACCCTTCCTTCAAATCTGTCCGAAGGGAGTACTTGTAGCAAATTTACAGAACTACACACGAGCTAACTCTCTGCTTAGCTCGTCTCAGGCTTCCTCTGGAAGAACAGAGATCCTATCAAGACAGCTATTCCAGTTATAGCTATAGTGAAGAAAAGCCTTTTGTTAGAAAAACCGTTCCCATCTCTTCTCCTCCTGCCGTTTCCATCTCCTTCTGCTGCTCTTGGGATCCTTTTAAACATTATAATCCATATCAGGACATGAGATTAACCAAAAGATTTAAAGCATTTGGATCAGAAAATGTACCTGGATGATTCAACACTGTTTAGCACAGAACCAGGGCACTTGGTTTGATGACTATATGTTTCTCGCAATCTAACATAGCTGTTGCATTGATAACAGAGCTCCGTGCGGTTGCCACATACTTCCtgatttaaataaaacagaGCGAATCAGATAATCAGAGAGAAAACAGGTAAAAATCAGTGGATATACCTGATGCTCAGCAAGATCAACAGCAGGTAATGGAAACTCACAGAACTCACACGTCACTATCCTCTTGGGGCAAAATTCTCCTTCATGACTATCAAAAGCCTCACGGTCTATGGTTTCTTTGCACATGGAGCATGGTACCTTCTCAATGCAGTTCAAAGGGAATAATCATAAGAGATAGTACACCATATGAAACTATACAAAGTGTTGAATTTCTCATGTAGAAATCAATAAAACAGAATACAGTTTAAAGACTGGTGAgagatacaaaataaaaatcagtgTACCGGAGCATGTGTGTTGGAGAAGTGTTCATCAGCATGTTTTTTGGGAACCATATCACCACAAATCTTACATTTTTCTAGTTTCCGGGCACAGTGTACACGATGCAGATCGATGTTTTGTGCTGGAATGTCTCTGTCACTGAAAAACATTAGGATTGTTAGTACACGCTAAATCTTAATAAGGTACACTCATGGAGGGATCAACCATCCAAGTATATGCTAAACACTgatcatatacaaaaaaaaaggaatagtGTTCAATGATACCAATCAGAACTACATCATTCATCAAACTGTCCCAGTCTCTCAGCAGACTCAACGCTACAATGAATGGACAAAGTACACATACATACATACTCCTCTAGAAACTATGCAAGTATGCAACCATCCAAGTTACGCTAAAGCAagttaaaatagtaaaaaaaaaatctagcaagggtgaaaacaaaaatcagaatgATAAATCTGTAAACACCAACAGAATCAAAGTAATTGAATAAGTTAACTCCAAATACAAAATTCACAATGGAATTGTTACAAAACATCAAATGTAAATTCCTAATTATGAAGAATTTAGGggaagaagcaaaaaaaaaaaaaaaaaaaaagcaacctTTAAGTGGATGaaccaaataaaaatcaacTCTTTCTGCAATATAATCCAATAGTTATATAACTAATCACCGACACAAGCCTAGCTGATTCTAGAGATTACAGGAACCAAAATGGAACACGCAGCTCATAAAGTGTCTTCAATCCGACATAcaaaatgtaataaaaactgGCAAATCACCGAACAATCCCAAAAACAAACGGATGAATAGTAAAGTCAATCACCAATAAACAATCAAGGGAAGCAAAACAGAACCGAGTTAAGGATCTAGACAATTGTGTCGGGGAAGGAAACATACCAGTGGTTGCACACGATGCTGATTTCTCCGGTCTCAGTGGTCATCGTTTGATTTAACAAAAAGGacggaaagaaataaaaaagatcagatgaagaagaaggtggGAAGACGATCAGAGGAGAGACCTTTAACAGTAATGATCGTTTTGCTCGGACCGACTTTGAGAGATGAAAATTATGAATATGGTTGAACCAAACTCTTATAGATTAACAATTTTGATAAATGACTTTTCTATTTGGCGTCTTTCCAAACTTTATAACCACGTCACTTTGTATTATTAATGTCTTCGTCCCACGCTCCTCTACTCTCTCATTGTCGTACACGCGCAATTGCAATTAGTCTcttttttataatacataaaaatcTCATTCAAATTATGTATGTTTTACTTTCTAgggatttcttttttttttaatcaatgaaatctgtttttcttttttatcttcgaatataaaaatatggtaTTTTCATATATTGTCCAACTATAGCATATCAAAATTCCTTTTGGTTTTAAACAAATGGACCAACCTTTTCAGTCTCTTTACACTTACAATTTTTGCAAAAATgcaaaataagtttttttttttgttttgagtttcCTTTTAATGTTGGCATATATCAGTCAAGCTTTAGATAAACATCTCAAGCTTAAGCAGATATTATAAGTTTTCAGTATTTTTCCCTTACATGATGCATGCATTCATATAAGAAAATCAACTGCAACCACATATTGGAATgacaaatatgtatataatattaacgGAACCACAAACTTAAGCTGATCATTTTTGCTAAAGTACTCTATCACACATAAGTAAAAGAAATTAAGAAGAGAGATTCCCAGGAAGTAAAACATTaatcaagaaaaacaaaaagagagagagtttcacACGCATGTCTGCCCTCGCATAGGCTATAGGTTAGTGGTAACCAGATTCGGATGTGGCCTGCTTCCCTGGTTCCAAGCGCTAAGTCCATGGCATGCAAACATAAAAACACAGTTCAGACGAATGGCTTTTATTCAAGCGTGTGAAGGGAACTTGAAGTTGGAGCCGCGTTTTTTCTACAGTTATAGGTCGTTAGTACTTCCATGTCACTGCACTTATAATCGGTGAACATAATTTAGAAACAACACTATACTTCAAAACTCCTACATTTCTTAAAAGCTATCTTTAGATACCTCTTATCTATCCGGATTGACCGTAGTTCACAATTGGCaaacctaaacaaaagaaaagagataaatGAAATCAGTTTACTATACTTACAAAATATACGTACGATGACAAAGGATCCATGGTTTTAATTACAcgttaaaacaaataaattaacaaGAAGCTGATTAATTAGTTTGGGGAATCGTATAGTCGACCTTGTGAGAAGACTATCTTCTAGAGGTATGCTAACTTTTTCATGCAGGGCACGAAGTGTTTGTTGCAAGAAAATCCCATGGCTAACAACTGCAATTTCTTTCTCTGGTCTCTCCCATAACCTACATGTTTTTATTGGAATTTTGATAAAGACATAGATTGTACCATGTACATGATAACATTATTCTGATCtatgtttataaaaatgtaCAACATACCTCCACATAATTTGAATCATCGATCTAAGCATGAAGACTCACTAGAATTTTTATGTAATATgaatattatcatttaaatgAGACTTCTTATATCTATTTAAAGTTTagtttttgtgttttttcttgTCAACTAGTTTGTGATTAGTAGAAAGACAATTGCGACAGTccagagaaaataaaattaggGTGGTGACCATTTGAGAAAGCGAAGGCCTCTAGCAGAAACCTCTTCTAGGTTTTCCCTTTCCTCTTCTCTCCATAGAGCATCTTCATCACTCTCTACCtatgaccaaaataaaaataagttttatcAAAATCCGAAAATAAACTAGAGCATTTTGAACTTCTAAGAATTGGTGTAAGATTAACTATACGTACCATTGTAAAGTCGATCTCCGGGAAACAAATACGACGGGTACTTATACTTTCTCTGCGATCACACGGATATAGTCCCTGCGGACAGAGCAATGGATCAGAGTGCATAGTTTTCATCTACATACCTTACTGGAATATATAGTAATCTTTCAGCCAAAGTCTTGGGATATAATTAAAATCactcatattaatttatagttttttataaCGTATCTACCGTTTTGAGAAGTTTTGGGAAGTAAAGAATATTACCATGCGTTCTCTACAAAGCTCAAGTGCTACAATTGGAGGGAAGTTGTCCGATTGATTTATAACTTTTTGTCCCCTAAATATTCCAACTGCAGTTTCCACTGCCCTGAAATCGAACAAAATTGTCACATTTAACCCATTTAGTAGCGAATTTTGCTGGTCTTAGaagttaaaacaaaatcaatttgtttactgtttttttggtaaattaaaaataatattttaatttaattttatacataataaatataaatagttatCTTATGGTGGAGTGTGTCCAAAAAGTTATCTTATGGTGGACATGGTCATTTTGAGAAAGAAAACAGTATTACTTAATGAAATGAACGGAAAAATCCGAGAAATgactatttaaaatatagttattaGCATTTTTTGTCAAATCATCATGTCCGCAAATTGGTCAACTGTCCAAAAGTGTTAAACTCGTTTGAATTAGTTTGTGAGGTCTGTACGAAAAGGTAGGAAGGTGTAGCAGTACCTGCGCAGGGGAGAGGTAATCACTAACTGGACGGTGTTTATTAATCCTGATTTAAGTATTTCTTTCTGCTGTTCAGAAACCTGCAAAATTATATCGGGAATTCATATTTATGTACAACAGTGCATCTCAAGGTATATATTAATCCCTAAGAGAACtagttaattatatttatctcCTTCTCACCTGTTTTATACCCTTTGGAGAGAGAGGTGCATCTAAAAGCTTTGGAGAGAAATGGGGATCACCTATGTCATCTGTCCCTCCTTTCTCTTCTAATGCTACATTGTGGATTCCTTGTGCATGCCTCACCTTTAACCATTTCCGGTCCAACACACATTAAAATATAACCCTCAATTTTACAGTTTACCTTTAAGTACTGTTTCATAATCAACCTAAGGATTTGTttgtaggggtgggcaaaaaacccaaaccgaaccgaaccgaaccaaccaaaccgaagttaaaccgaaccaaaccaaaccgtgttCTTTATGTAACCCgattggttcatgttttactcaacccgaacggtttggtttggtttgggtttaaaccgaaccaaaccgaaccaaaccgataatcc
Encoded proteins:
- the LOC108807243 gene encoding uncharacterized protein LOC108807243, whose product is MTTETGEISIVCNHCDRDIPAQNIDLHRVHCARKLEKCKICGDMVPKKHADEHFSNTHAPVPCSMCKETIDREAFDSHEGEFCPKRIVTCEFCEFPLPAVDLAEHQEVCGNRTELCYQCNSYVRLRETYSHQTKCPGSVLNSVESSRIPRAAEGDGNGRRRRDGNGFSNKRLFFTIAITGIAVLIGSLFFQRKPETS
- the LOC130501287 gene encoding phosphoglycerate mutase-like protein 1 isoform X1 (The sequence of the model RefSeq protein was modified relative to this genomic sequence to represent the inferred CDS: added 63 bases not found in genome assembly) — encoded protein: MELVGGQPRRLASPEFKTLYLVRHAQGIHNVALEEKGGTDDIGDPHFSPKLLDAPLSPKGIKQVSEQQKEILKSGLINTVQLVITSPLRRAVETAVGIFRGQKVINQSDNFPPIVALELCRERMGLYPCDRRESISTRRICFPEIDFTMVESDEDALWREEERENLEEVSARGLRFLKWLWERPEKEIAVVSHGIFLQQTLRALHEKVSIPLEDSLLTRFANCELRSIRIDKSDMEVLTTYNCRKNAAPTSSSLHTLE
- the LOC130501287 gene encoding phosphoglycerate mutase-like protein 1 isoform X2 (The sequence of the model RefSeq protein was modified relative to this genomic sequence to represent the inferred CDS: added 63 bases not found in genome assembly), with the protein product MELVGGQPRRLASPEFKTLYLVRHAQGIHNVALEEKGGTDDIGDPHFSPKLLDAPLSPKGIKQVSEQQKEILKSGLINTVQLVITSPLRRAVETAVGIFRGQKVINQSDNFPPIVALELCRERMGLYPCDRRESISTRRICFPEIDFTMVESDEDALWREEERENLEEVSARGLRFLKWLWERPEKEIAVVSHGIFLQQTLRALHEKVSIPLEDSLLTRFANCELRSIRIDKSAVTWKY